AGCGTCTCGACGTAGGCGAGCGCGTCGGCGAAGCTGCTCCTCGGTGCGCGTCGTCACCTGCCGGACGCCGTGGCTGGCATCCAGAAGGTCAGCTTCACCTTCTTCGCCCACGGCCAGGGCGGCGCACCGCCACCTCGTAGAGGCTCATCTGCACGAGGTGTCGACCTCGTCGCGGGTGAAGAGCTGGTGGTTGGTCTTGTAGTCGATGACCTCGACGGTCTCGTCGTCGATCCAGTCGACGCGGTCGATGAAGCCCAGGACCTCCAAAGGGCCCGACCGGCAGCCGGAACTCCTTCTCGATGGCGAAGGACGTCGCGGTGGTCGACGACGCCCTGCTCGGCGATGAAGCGCCGGAGGATGGCGAGCCCTTCGGCGAAGACGTCCATGCCGGTGAGCTGCTCGGCGCCCCACGCCTCGCGGTAGAGCTCGATGGCACGCTCCTCGGAGAGCGGGCCCGTGCGCTCGTCGTCGACGACCTCCTTGATGAGGCGCTCGAGGACGGCGTGGATGGTCTTGCCGAAGCGGAGCGGCAGCCCTGGCTCGGCCTGCTGCTTATCGATGTAGTGCAGGCGGTACGAGAGCGGGCAGGTCTCGAACCTCGAGAGCCTGCTGTAACTGAGATGCTGGTTCTTGAATGGGGCGACGGTGGTCATGAGCGCTCCTCGAGGGGGCGCTCTCGGCGCTCAGGGTTGTTGGTCTTCGCGGTCTTCTCGAACGAGACGACGTGCGATCCGGGGAACACGCTCATGACGCGGGCGAGCGTCGCGGCGTGCTCGGGGGTGATCTCCTTGCGCTCGCGGCCCGTGTACGCGGGCACCAGCCACGTCCGCCAGGGTCTCCGAGTGCAGCAGCACCTCGACGCCGAAGCGCCTTGAAGCTCTCGATGTCCTCGGTGGTGAGCCACCGCAAGCTGATCGACGTCGACTGCGGGCTGCGCGTCGGCGTCGGGCTTCGGGCCGAGCGCCATCGGCGCAGGCGGCGTCGAGGCCTTCGCCGCGGGCTGCGCGACCTCGGGCAGCGGGTTGCCGAACAGGTCGCGCGCGACGGGCTTCGGTGCCGGCGCATGCTCGACGACGGGCGCAGCTGCGACGACGGGCAGCGTGCGCTTGTTCGGCCCGTTGTGCTTCTGCCACTCGGTGCAGACGAACTCGTCGGGCAAGGCGCACGTGCCGCCTTGCTGGAAGTGGATGCAGCGCTTGCCGTCCTCGCCCCGCGTGTACTTCTCGCAGGTGATGTTGGGCGGGCGCTCTGCGGCCGGTGTCGGCGGCGGCAGCTCCGGTCTGACGAGGTCCTTGATGGCCATGCGCTTCCTCGTCGGCGCCAAGGAGGGGCCGACAGGTGGGAAACGCGGTGCCGCTCAGCGAAACGGGACAGCCTTTTTGCGAGCACCGACGAATTCGCGCGCGCTGGGCTCGTGCAGGACGATGACGCGGCGGCGATCGTCGTCGGCGCCGAAGCGGGCGCGGCCGGAGCGAGAGACGAGGACGTCGCGGAAGTGCCGCCAGCCGAACGTGAGCAGGCTGCGCAGCTCGGCGGAAGACACCTCGAGCCGCTTGACCCGGTAGAGCGCGGGCCCGAGCGACGCGAGGTGCAGCGCAACGCGGTCGCCGTCCTGCCGCACGAAGTGCTGCCCTTCCTTCAGCGTGCCGTCGTCGAGGCTCAGGAGGACGTCGAGCACGAGCTGGGCGAGCTTGTTGCGGCGGTCCTCGGTGGTGCGCCGCTCGCGGTTCATCGAGCGCACAAGCCGCGACGAGGTGGTGGTCGAGATGAGCTGCGCCTGGACGAGGCGGGCGGCGAGGCGCTGGAACTCGAGGACCAGGGCCTCGCGCTCCTCGGGGCTCTGCAGCGGGCGCCACGCCTTCGCGTCATCGGGTATCGGCTGCTCGGTGCTCATGCCCGGGGAAAGCGGTCGCGCCCGACGAAAGCGGGACAGCTTTCGTGCAGAACGCCCCGGGACCGATGGACACGCCGAAGCTGTCCCAACGCGCGTCGCGAGGGGCATGTTTCTCCTGTGATGGCAGGCGGTTAGCCGCCCGCGGGACGGCGGACGGCGTCCGACGACAAGGTGCAACCTCGCCGCGCGAGATCTTCTGCGAAGGGCCGACCGCTCGAAGGCGCCCTCGAAGAAAAATCGAAGGCCGCAAAGGTAGACCTACCCCTCGGAGCGCTGTCCAGGAGAGAGAAGAGATACGTAAGTATTGAAGAAGAGAAGGGAAAGGACTGGACAGAACGGCGGGACGGGACCGTCCCCGTGCTGTCCATCAGTCCCGGCCTGAAGGGCTCGACCGCCGCAGACGCTAGCGACGCGCTGTGATGATCCGCCGGGAGGTGCGGAGGGGGGCCTCCGAGGTCGACCGAGCGCCACGCCGCCCGAGCGCCACGCCGCCCGAGCGCAGCGCCCGGGGGGATGGGGGGAGCCCATCCCGGAGTCGAGGCCCATTCCCACCCTCGATCCCCCCATCCCCTCGCCACCGATGGTCTCCCCGTGCTCGCGACCGAACCCGCGCGAGCCCGGGCAGAACAGCCCATGAAGACGACCCACCCTCACCAACGACTGCCGCTGCAAGGCCTGCGGCGCCCTGCTGGCCAAGCTCGATCGCGACGGCCTCACCATCCGGCGCGGCGACATGCAGGTCGTCGTCAGCGGCGACAGCACGGTCGCCGTCACCTGCTACCGCGATCGCTGCCGGACGCTGAACGTCCTGGCGTCGCGCAAGCCGACGCCGCCGACGCCCGCGAACGCGCGCTCTCGAGCGTGAGCGCCGCGTAGCCCGCGGCCTCGCCCTCACCACCAGTTCAACGGAGCGCATGACGCCCTAACCACGGCCCCAAGGAGCGCCTGACGCCCGCCGGAAAGGCGGCGCGTCATGCGCGCGAGCTGGGAGGCCCTGCACGCAGGCCTCGATCGTTCCGTTCGTACTCTTCAGGCAGAGCAGTCGTTCCAACAAGCCAAGGCCCAACACCCGGTGCTCGCCGGGTTCGACGACGCGGAGAAGGTCGTCGACCACCTCGTGAACGCGCGCGGCGACGGCGAAGCAAAGGATCGCCTCCTCGCCACGCTCGTCGCGATGGTGCAGCAGCGCGAGCACCACGACGTTGCGAGCGGGCTGCTGTGGCTCGGGCTGTGGCCCGGCCTCACCGGCGTCTACGGGCGTCGCGTTCGCCACTTCAACGGTGAGCCCGACGAGCTCGTCGCGGAGATCGCGCGCGCGTTCACCGAGCTGGTGGAACGCCTCGACCTCACGACGGTTCATCGCGTCGCGGCCACGCTGGTGCGCAGCACCGAGCGCGACGTGATGTACCGACGCAAGCGCACGTGGCTGCCGGCGAGCGATGGGCTGCGCGTCGATCACGAGGAGATGTCCACCTCGAACGACGCGGACGAGGACGACGGCATCGCGAGCTGGTTCGACAAGGCCTCGCTCAAGCGCTGGGCCGAGACCCAACACGGCTCCGCGCTCGGCCTCACGCCGGGACTCTCGTTCGACGAGGACGTCGCCGTGCTGCGCGCGTGGCTCGAGCCCGTGGTCGGCGAAGACGCGGAGCTGCTCATCGCCGTGCTGGTCCTGGACGAGTCGCGACGTGAGGTCGGTGAGCGCTTGGGGCTCGCCACCGACAGCGGGCGCAAGCGCGTCCAGCGCGCCGTAGCCCGCCTGAAGAAGCACCTCGCGAGATCGCTGTCCCGTTTCGCGCAAGCGGACCGCTTTTCCCACCCACAGGCCCCCTGAACCGCACGGAGGACGCACCGAGATGACCCGCGAACCGATCCCCATCCTCAACCTGCCCGGCGACGAGGACTTCATCCGCCTGCCGGGCCTCTTCCGACGCTGGGAACTGAACGACGTCGTCGAGCTCGGCGCGGACTTCCACCTCGAAGACGCCGGCGAGGCCGCCGACGGCACGCAGCTCATCGCCGTGTACCGGCGCGAGCGACGCAGCACCCGCAACACGACCACCGACAGCAGCAGCACCACCAACAACCCCAACAAGAAGGAGCAGTGACCAATGGCGAACAGCATGTGGCAGCAGACCGAAGAGATGGCGAAGAAGCACGACCAGGGCGGCTCGCTCTGGCTCAAGCTCGCGGGCGATGGCGACAAGGCCGTCGTCGTCTTCCTGGGTGAGCCGCACCCGCGCGAGGTGGCCTTCGTCGACGGCAAGTACGTCGAGGTCGACGAGAAGATGAAGGCCGCTGGCACGAAGGCCTCGCTGCGCGTCGCGCTGAACGTCGCCCTCTACGACTCGAAGGAGGTGAAGGTCCTCGAGCAGGGCGTGATGTTCTTCAAGGACCTCGTCCGCGTCCGCGAGAAGTACGGCCTCGAGAAGTGGGCCTTCGAGATCCAGCGCCACGGCGCCGCGAAGGACCCGAAGACCACGTACTCGATCCTCCCGGAGCACCAGCTCTCGGTCGAGCAGCAGAAGGCCTTCCAGGCGCTCCCGCAGCACGACCTCGCGAAGCTCTACTCCGGCGAGGGGGACAGCGGCGGCGCGAAGGGTGGCCAGTCGCTCGACAGCTACGACAAGAAGAGCGACGCGAAGGGCGACGGCACCGTGGCCCCCAACGTCGCGCAGGGGCTCGTCACTGCGCTCAAGGCGCTGCCGCGCGAGGCGACGGACAAGTTCCTCGCGAAGTTCGGCGTCCAGCGCATCAAGGACCTGCCGACGTCGCAGGTGGAGAAGGCGCGCGCGTTCGTCGAGCAGCTCCAGACGGAGAGCGCCGCGCCCGCCGCCGCCGAGACCGAGGTCGATCCCTTCGCCTGAGCGAGCCGCGAGGAGCCACCGATGAATGACTACCTCTCCGAGGTCTTCGGGGACGGCGGGCTCTTCGCCTCGCGGTTCCCCGGCTACGAGATGCGCGAGGGCCAGGTGGCGCTCGCCCGCATGGTCGACGAGGCCATGCGCGGCGGGCGTCACGCCCTCGGCGAAGGGCCGTGCGGAACCGGCAAGTCGGTCGCGTACGCGGTGCCGGCCGTTCACCACGCGCACCACGAGAAGAAGCGTGTCGTCATCGCGACCGCGAACATCGCGCTGCAGGAGCAGCTCGTCAGGAAGGACCTGCCGATGCTCGCGAGCGTGCTGCCGTGGCCGTTCACGTTCGCGCTCCTCAAGGGGCGCAACAACTACGTCTGTCTCGACCGCATGGCCGAGAGCGAAGCGCGCGGCGAGCTGCGTGGGCTCTACTTCGACGACCAGCAACGACAGGTCGACGAGGTGCTCGCGTGGGCCGAGGCGACGAAGACGGGTGACGTCTCCGAGCTGGCGTTCATCCCGCACGCTCAGGTCTGGTCGAAGTTCTCGGTCGGTTCCGAGGAGTGCAAGGGCGACGGCTGCCCGTTCCGGGACGACTGCTACGCCGAGCGCGCGAAGGCCACGGCGCAGGGCGCGGACATCGTCGTCACGAACTACCACATGCTCTTCGCGCACCTCGCCGTGCGCCAGGCGACCGGGCAAGACCTCGTGCTGCCCGCGTTCGACCTGCTCGTGCTCGACGAGGCGCACGAGGCAGCGGAGATCGCCCGCGAGTTCTTCGGCTTCACGCTGTCGGAGCACACCTTCGGGCGGCTCGCGTCGGCTGCGGCCGACCTCGGGAACAAACAGCTCGCCGGCGAGCTTCGCCAAGAGGCGCAGCGCCTGTTCGCGGCGCTCGCCGACTTCGCCCGCTCACCCCGGCACAAGAAGCGGCTCAAGGCGCCGGCCTTCGCCAACGACGCTGCCCTCCAGCGCGCCCTTGGCAAGCTCGTGGCGCTCGCTAAAGCCCGCGCCGAGGACGAGCTCGCGGACAAGAAGGAGCGCGCCACCGCGCGCAACCTGGCCAAGAACGCGACGACAGCCGCCGCGCGCCTCTCCGAGGGGCTCGCGCAATCGAACCCCGCCTGCGTGTACTGGCTCGACGTCGACAACAAGGGGCGCACCAAGCTCCGGTCGAAGCCCATCGACGTGAGCGATCTGTTGCGCGCGGAGCTGTTCGCTCGCTGCCCGTCGGTGTCGCTCGTGAGCGCGACGCTCACCACCTCGGGCACCTTCGACTTCGTCCGCCGCGAGCTCGGCGTGCCCGAGGGCGCGCTCGAGGTCGTCGCCGAGACGCCGTTCGACTTCGCGTCCCAGGCGCTCCTCGTCGTGCCCGAGCGGCTGCCCGATCCGCGCGACGCCGACTTCATCGACGAGGCCTCGCGCATCTTCCAGCACGTGGTCGACGCCTGCGACGGCCGCACGCTGGGCCTCTTCACGTCGTACCGGAACCTGAACGCCGTCTACGAGCGGCTCGATGGGCGGGAGCACCGCGTTCTGCGCCAGGGCGACCTTCCGCGCGCGGAGCTGACGCGCCTCTTCAAGGAGGACGTCGGCTCCATCCTCCTCGGGACCGAGAGCTTCTGGACCGGCATCGACGTCGCGGGCGAGGCGCTGACCGGGCTCGTTATCGACAAGCTGCCGTTCCCGCCGCCCGACGACCCGGTCATCGACGCCATCTGCGAGCGCGATCCGCGCGCGTTCGACAACTATCTGGTGCCGCTCGCCATCATCGCGCTGCGCCAGGGTGTGGGTCGCCTCATCCGCTGCAAGACGGACGTGGGCGTCGCCGTCATCCTCGACAAGCGCATCGCCGAGAAGGGCTACGGGAAGAAGTTCCTCAAGAGCCTGCCGCCGATGCTCACCACCCGGCGCGTCGAGAACATCACCCGCTTCCTCGAGGAGGCTGCCTATGCGCGCGCGAGTTGATGCGGCGCTGACGCTCGACGCCCGCGAGGTGCCGCCGAAGGTCGTCGAGCGCCTGTGCCGAATGCTGTCGTTCCCGAATCCCGCGTTCCTCGACCGCCTTCGCCTCGGGCTGAACCCCGGCGCCGAGCTCGAGACAGTGTGCTTCGTCGAGCAGCGCGCAGGCGAGCTGCGCCTCCCGCGCGGCGCCATCCACGTGCTCCGGCGCGCGGCCGCGCAGGACGGGCTCATCGTCGCCTGCGAGGACGCTCGCGTGCTGCCCGAAGCGACGCTCGACGTGCCCGCGCTCGGCCTCCGCGACTACCAGTCGGCGGCGGTCGAGAAGCTCGCGAAGGTCACGCAGGGCACGGTCGTCATCCCGTGCGGCGGCGGCAAGACGCGCGTGGGCATGGGGGCGATCGCCAAGCTGCGCACGCCGACGCTCATCCTCGTCCACACGCTGGACCTCGCCGAGCAGTGGCTCGGGGAGCTGAAGGACAAGCTCGGCCTCGAGGCCGGGCTGATCGGAGACGGAGAGGAGCACCCGGCGCCCGTGACCGTCGCGGTCATCCAGGCGTTGGTGCGCTGGGAGCCATCGAAGCTCGACGCCTTCCTCGGCGGCTTCGGCCTGCTCATCCTCGACGAGGCCCATCACGTTGCCGCGAGCACGTTCCACACGGTCGTCGATCGCTGCCCCGCGCGCTACCGCCTCGGGCTCACCGCGACGCCTGAGCGCGAAGATGGGCTGACCGCGCTGCTCGACCTGTTCATGGGCGCGCCGCTCGTCACCGTCACGCACGACGAGCTGGTCGCGGCGGGCGTCCTCACGGTGCCCGACATTCACAGCGTGGAGACGGACTTCACGTACCTCTACACCGGCGCCGAGGACTACGCGCCGATGCTCGCCGCCGTCGCGAGCGATCCCGCGCGCAACGCGCTCATCGTCGAGCACGTCGCTCGCGAAGCCCATGCCGGCCATGTCTGCCTCGTGCTCTCCGGCCGAATCGACCACTGCCACACGCTCGCCGAGGCCATCGAGGCCGAGGGCGTCTCGGCGGCGGTGCTCACCGGGGAGGTCAAGCGCGCGGTCCGCAAGGAGCTGCTCGATCGCGCCCGCGCCGGGGAGCTGGCGGTCATCGTCGCCACCAGCCTCGCCGACGAAGGCCTCGACCTGCCGCGCCTCTCCCGCGTGTTCCTCGCGTACCCCGGCCGCGCGCGCGGTCGCACCGTGCAGCGCCTCGGGCGCTTGATGCGCCCGCACGCTGAGAAGACCGACGCCGCCCTGTTCGACTTCGTCGACCGTAAGGTGCCGCTCCTGCGTCGCCACCACCTCGAGCGCCGGAAGCTCTACGCCGAGGTGCTGGGCGTGCCTGCGTCGAAGCTCGGCACGCGCAAGGGAGCCGCATGAGCGCGCTCGGCCCCGACGAGAGCACCATCCGAGCCACTTGGCGCTGGCTCGCCCACGGCGCACACGGCGTCTCGGAGGTGCGCGTCATCCGGCCCGCTGGCGGCATCATCGGCATCGGCTTCTTCGACGACGAGGAGGCCTTCGTTCGCGAGTGCGTGCGCACCAACGCCATCGGGAACGTCTACGTCGGCATCCAGCCGCGCCCACGCCGCCTCTTCGACGCCGCGCCGAACGTCGTACGCCCGCTCAAGACCGGCGCGGGCCGCAAGGACATCGAGGTCATCACCGCGACGGTCATCGATCTCGACCCGGTACGCCCCAAGGACACCGCCAGCACCGACGCCGAGCTGGCGCTGGCGATGGCCGCCGCGAACAACGCGATCGCATGGTGCGAGTCCGAGGGGCTCGTGCGCCCGCGCCTGATGATGAGTGGCAACGGCGCGCAGCTCTGGTTCGCGTTGCCGCCCACCGCGCTCGAAGGTGAGCGCCGCGAGCGGCTCCAGGCGGGGCTCAAGGCCTTCGAGACGAAGGTCCGCGAGCGCGCGCAGACCGACGCGGTCCACGTCGACTCCATCCACGACGTCGCCCGCATCATCAAGGTCATCGGCACGGTCAGCCACAAGGGCGACGGCCAAGGCGACCGCCCGCACCGCGTGAGCGCCGCGCTCTCCGGCTTCGACCGCGTCGAGGACGAGAGGCTCCTCGCGCGTCTCGACGTCGAACCCGAGCCCACGCTGCCCGTGGCGGCCCCGCGCGTGTCGCTGCCGGTCGTTGGCAACGTGCCCGCGCCGGGCACCATCAAGGCGAAGCGCACGCCCGAGGGCGAGTACGACTGGGAGCACCCGGTCGAGATGTGCGGTCCGGTGCAGCGCCTCTGGGACCACGGCGCGGAAGACCGCAGCGTCGCCATCTTCGACATGGTGCGCTTC
The DNA window shown above is from Myxococcales bacterium and carries:
- a CDS encoding ATP-dependent DNA helicase; its protein translation is MNDYLSEVFGDGGLFASRFPGYEMREGQVALARMVDEAMRGGRHALGEGPCGTGKSVAYAVPAVHHAHHEKKRVVIATANIALQEQLVRKDLPMLASVLPWPFTFALLKGRNNYVCLDRMAESEARGELRGLYFDDQQRQVDEVLAWAEATKTGDVSELAFIPHAQVWSKFSVGSEECKGDGCPFRDDCYAERAKATAQGADIVVTNYHMLFAHLAVRQATGQDLVLPAFDLLVLDEAHEAAEIAREFFGFTLSEHTFGRLASAAADLGNKQLAGELRQEAQRLFAALADFARSPRHKKRLKAPAFANDAALQRALGKLVALAKARAEDELADKKERATARNLAKNATTAAARLSEGLAQSNPACVYWLDVDNKGRTKLRSKPIDVSDLLRAELFARCPSVSLVSATLTTSGTFDFVRRELGVPEGALEVVAETPFDFASQALLVVPERLPDPRDADFIDEASRIFQHVVDACDGRTLGLFTSYRNLNAVYERLDGREHRVLRQGDLPRAELTRLFKEDVGSILLGTESFWTGIDVAGEALTGLVIDKLPFPPPDDPVIDAICERDPRAFDNYLVPLAIIALRQGVGRLIRCKTDVGVAVILDKRIAEKGYGKKFLKSLPPMLTTRRVENITRFLEEAAYARAS
- a CDS encoding DEAD/DEAH box helicase — its product is MRARVDAALTLDAREVPPKVVERLCRMLSFPNPAFLDRLRLGLNPGAELETVCFVEQRAGELRLPRGAIHVLRRAAAQDGLIVACEDARVLPEATLDVPALGLRDYQSAAVEKLAKVTQGTVVIPCGGGKTRVGMGAIAKLRTPTLILVHTLDLAEQWLGELKDKLGLEAGLIGDGEEHPAPVTVAVIQALVRWEPSKLDAFLGGFGLLILDEAHHVAASTFHTVVDRCPARYRLGLTATPEREDGLTALLDLFMGAPLVTVTHDELVAAGVLTVPDIHSVETDFTYLYTGAEDYAPMLAAVASDPARNALIVEHVAREAHAGHVCLVLSGRIDHCHTLAEAIEAEGVSAAVLTGEVKRAVRKELLDRARAGELAVIVATSLADEGLDLPRLSRVFLAYPGRARGRTVQRLGRLMRPHAEKTDAALFDFVDRKVPLLRRHHLERRKLYAEVLGVPASKLGTRKGAA